From the Ignavibacteria bacterium genome, the window TGCGCTGTGCGTTCTAACGTTCGGTCTGATCGTTTGGGGAGCGCATGTGAACACAACGCGCAGCGGAATGGCATTCCCTGATTGGCCTACATCGAACCTTGCTCCGATGATCACCTATCAGCCGTCGGAGTGGCTTTGGGCAAAGGATCGGTTCTGGGAGCACGGTCACCGACTCTTCGCAAGTCTTGTTGGACTTGTGACAACGGTGGTCCTGATCTTGGCCGTTCGGATCACACCTGTAGATGCTCGTCCGCACCGTGCCATTGGTATCGTTGTGGGCGTGGTTCTCGCCACGATCATCACAGCCATCTTTGGACTCAACCTCATGCCTCCCGGCTTCATGGAAGTCTTCATGATCGGACTTGGTGTGTTGTTAACGGCATTTCTTGTGAAGGCGGCAAAAGCCCCTTCTCAGAGCCGATTGGTGTGGTTGTCACTTGCTGCATTTGTGGGTGTGTGTTTGCAGGGAACGTTCGGTGGGTATACCGTCCGAAACAATCTTCCTGACTGGACATCCACAACACACGGTGTGTTGGCTGAGATCTTCTTGATGATCATCATCGGCATAGCCTTGCTTTCTTCGTCGTCGTGGAATGCGAAGCGTGCACAGCCGTCGGTTCGGTCGTTCACCATGAGTGTTGTTGCCCTTACCTGGGGCTTGACCTTCTTGCAATTCGTGCTTGGTGCTCTTACTCGTCACACCGATGCATGGGGTGTGAGTGTGACCTTCCCGCAGTGGAGTGAAGACGGTTTCCTTCCGTCGCCTGATCTGTGGCAACACGCCCAGGTCACCATTCATTTCTTGCACAGAACAACGGCATATCTCGTTGCCTTCTTCGTGATCCTGCAGTACTTCATCGTTCGCAGGGACGGGGCTCCTCGTGATGTTCGTCGGTCTTCCATGTTTGCAGCACTACTTGTTCTGGTTCAAGTCTTCCTTGGTGCGATGATCCTCTGGACCTATCGTGGCGAGCTTGTAACCACCTTGCATGTGATGACCGGTGTGGTCCTTGTGATCCTCAACACCATTACGATGTACTCCACGTTCCGCAGGCCCCTTACCCAACCATCGCCAAATGCGATGTCTGGTGGTGTAGTGGCAGGGCAGGGGGGACATTGAGCATGGCCATGCACGACACAGACGCCGTAGCCATGAACGTTGATCTCCCGATGGAGAAAGAGACGTCCGTGCTTCGTCATTACTACGAGCTCACCAAGCCGGGCATCAGTCAGATGGTTGCCATGAGCACCTTGGCCGGCTATTACCTTGCTATTCCGGGCGACGTAACGTCCTATGCTGCCATCGGTAGCAATTGGGTGCACTTCCTCTCAACGATGGTTGGCACCTTGGCTATCAGTAGCGGCAGTTGTGTTGTGAATCACATCATGGAGAAGGATGCCGACGCGCGCATGAAGCGCACGTCAACACGTCCGATACCGGCTGGTATCATCTCTGTACGTGAGGCAATGATCTTTGCCGGCGTTCTTACGTTGGTAGGAGCGGCTCTTCTTGCAACGATCAATGTCCTAACATTTCTCTTGGCCATTGGTACGTGGCTCAGCTATGTGGCTGTGTATACTCCGCTCAAGCGCAAGTCTTCTCTGGCCGTGATCATTGGTGGGGTGCCTGGTGCACTTCCGTTCGCTGGAGGCTGGACCGCCGTACGAGGATCCATGGATCCCATGGCGTGGTCGCTCTTTGCGATTCTCTTCTTCTGGCAACTCCCGCATTTCTATGCACTCTCGTGGATGTACCGGTCCGATTATCGGGCAGGGGGCTTTGTGTTGCGTGCTATCAGCGATGACAGCGGTAAAACGCTTGGCATGCAGATGACCGTAACCAGTGTGTTGACGTTGGCGAGTCTTGTTGTTCCAACGATGCTTGGGTCAACAGGGTGGTTGTATCTCGTAGGATCCCTCGTTCTCGGACTCTGGCTTACGGCCGAGAGTGCACTCTTCGTACGCAAGGCAGATGCCTCGGCTGCGAGACGTGTCCTTCTCACGTCGTATGCCGTTCTGATGGGCGTTATCCTGCTCATGTTCCTCGATAAACAGTGATCAACTTTTAGGTGATTGAATGTCTTCAGCATTGAATCTTTCGCACGAGCCGGTCACAAAGGTCAAGCATGGCAAGGTTGCCATGTGGGCCTTCCTTGCCTCCGAGCTCATGTTCTTCTCCGGATTCTTCGGCACGTTCATCGTGTTGCGGAACACGAACTATGAGGTGTTCAAGCACGGCGCGCATGAACTTGCATGGCCGCTCGCTCTTTTGAACACATTCATCCTCATCGGAAGCTCGCTCACGATGGCCATGGCCATCTACCACTTGGAGCGTCATAACAACGGGAAGTTCCGCACCTATCTCGGACTCACGATCCTTGGGGCCTTCGGCTTCCTCATCGTGAAGTACTTTGAATATTCGGCCAAGTGGCAACACCATTTGTTCCCGGGACAGGAAGAGCATACAGTATTCTTCTCGTTCTACTTCCTTATGACAGGATTCCACGCCATGCACGTTGTAGGCGGCTTGATCCCAATGGTCTACATGTTCTTCAAGTCCTACACCAAGAGTGCGTATCCACATCCCGGTAAGGTTGAGACACTCGGTCTCTATTGGCACTTCGTGGATCTGATGTGGATCTTCATCTTCCCGGCACTCTACCTCATCTTCCCATAATCGCGCACCAGGAGACCTCCCCATGAGTAACGATCACGGAAACGTTCTGCCCTCCTACATGAAGGTGTTTGCGACGCTTTGCACGCTTACCCTTGTTACCGTTGGTGCCGCTGAACTCATTCATTTCGGCGACCTCGGCCCCATCCCCGGTTATTCCATCAACATCTTTGTTGGTATTGTCATTGCCGTGGTCAAGGTGATCTGTGTGATGTACATCTTCATGCACCTCAAATTCGATCACCCGATGCTGCGCTTCTTTGTGTATGTGCCGGTCTTCCTGTTCTTTGTGATGAGCTTTGCGCTGAACTTCCTTGAGAAGTGGACCTACACGCGGTAAGTGAAGCATCGACCGACCATATCTCTCGTAGCTGTGCTGAGTGTAGTGACACTCATCATCAGTGCGTGCGGCACCAAGGATGCGCTCGAGCAGAAGAGTGCAACATCATTCGATTCGTTGCCTGTTCTTCGCACGGTTACGCCCTTTGAGGGGATCGATCAGAATGGGAAGCCCCTTACCTCTTCTTCATTGAAGGGGCATACGTGGCTTGCGTCGTTCTTCTTCACGCGGTGTGAGACGATCTGTCCGGCATTGAATACCGTGCAGACAACACTCCAGCGCGACTTTGCAGACCGCCTCACATTCGTATCCATTTCGTCCGACCCCGAGTTTGACTCGCCCCCTGTGATGAAGACCTATGGCGAGCAATTCGGAGCGAAGGATGGCGTATGGTGGTTTGTAAACATGCCACAAGAGAAAATGCTTGATGTGGCTGCCAATGGACTTGGTTTGATCCCGCCCGGAAGTCCGGAGATGCATTCAACACGATTCGTGTTGGTGGATTCGGCCATGAAGGTGCGTGGGTATTATGACAGTGCCGATTCTTCTGATGTGGCAAAACTTCGTTCCATTCTCACGGAGCTGAAGTGACGTTGGAGGATCTACCAGCAGTGAATGCAGGACTCAATGCAACAAGCACCGTTTTGTTGCTTACCGGGTACAGGTTCATTCGCGCAAAGAAGATCCAGCAACATCGCATGATGATGATATTGGCCTTCTGTGTGTCAATGATCTTTCTTGCCTGTTATCTTCTTCATAAGTGGCATTTGCATCAGACCACGGGGTCGTTCAATACCACATTTCAGGGAACAGGTGTTTGGCGGGGAGTCTATTTCTTCATCCTCATAACACACGTGCTGTTGGCCATCACCGTACCGGTGTTGGCAACGATCACGATACGGAGAGGATTGAAGATGAGTGTTGAGGCACATCGTCGGATCGCGCGGATCACATTGCCTGTATGGCTCTATGTTTCCGTGACAGGTGTGGTGGTGTATTTCATGTTGTATCAATGGTTCGCTGTTGCATGAAACGGTTCATGACTGTTTTTGTGAGTGTTGTAGCACTCCTTGTGGTCGCTGTGGAAAACACGTTGGCATGTCCTGCGTGTAAGGACAGCTTCACCAAGGCAGGGGCGAACGGTTCGGTTGGGGACGCCTATTCCTGGTCGATCCTCTTCATGTTGGGAGTTCCGTTGACGATCGTTTCTGTTGCCACTGTTGTAGTGGCACGAAGACTTCGTCAACATCCAAATGACAACTGATGGTATATTTGCAGGTCATTTCACGCTAAGGGAAGCGAATGTTCTCACGCCGGTTCGACATGGGAGTGAAGGTTGGGGGTGCTGTTATCGGTGCCGTCGCAGCCATCGCGTTCCTCCTCGTATTCTTTGGGGTACGGAACGATGTTGCAGACGTTGGATATCGTCCGGAACAACCCGTACCGTTCTCACATAAGCTGCACACTGGAACGCTCCAGATCCAATGCCAATACTGTCACGCAGGGGTTGAGGCATCGGCGCATTCGCCGGTACCCACCACGCAGACATGTATGAACTGCCACACGGCAGTGAGGGCGGAAAGTCCGCGTCTTCAAGTGGTTCGTGATTCCTACGAGTCGGGTCAGCCGATCGAGTGGGCACGTATCCACAAGGTGCCGGACTACGTGCACTTCAATCACAGCCGACACATTCGTGCGCAGATCGACTGCAAGAGCTGCCATGGTCCGGTTGAAGAGATGGGTGTTGTGTCGCAGTTCAAGCCCCTTACCATGGGTTGGTGTCTTGACTGTCACCGCAATCCAGAGAAGAACATCATTGGTGCACGTCCGATCTCCGGTGTGTTCACAGGGAAGCTTCACAAGGTGAAGGACCTGATGGACAGCACATACATCTTTACGCCGATCGCAGCACAGGTAGGTGAGTCAACACCGATCACTGTGCCGCAGTTCGGTTCGTACGAGACGGCGATCCCACCAGTGACCGTTGCTGGTATTCCGCATCCGAAAAAGGCCGGTATTGGTCCGGAAAACTGTTCGGCTTGCCATTATTGATCCGGTCGATCCCGACCTTCTGATAACTACGATCATCCAACAAGGTTTGCATATGTCCGATCGTTCGCTCCACGCTTCCAAGAACACGACGTGGAAGAGCATCGATGAGCTCGCCCACGGTCCACTGGAATCCGGCGAGTTCGCACCAGGCACAACGTCAGCTCCCGTTTTTGATTCTACGGTGAGCCGACGCGGCTTCATGGCCCTTGTGTCGGCATCGATGGCTCTCACGGCTGCAGCATGCCGCCGTCCGGAGCAGAAACTCGTTCCTTCCGTGAAATCCCTCGAGAACGCCACGCCAGGTCTGCCCGTCTACTATACTTCGGTGTATTCGCACCGGAACGTAGCATACGGTGCGATCATCAAGACGCGCGAAGGCCGTCCGATCAAGGTGAAGGGCAACGAGTTGCACGGCAGCAACTGCGGTACTGCTTCGTCTGAAATGCAGGCTTCGCTACTTTCCTTATACGATCCGGATCGTATCCGCCGTCCGCGTCTCGGCAATGGCCAAACATCATTCGATGCAGCTGCATCGAAGATCGCAGAGGCAATTGCTGAAGCACAGGGAGCAGGGAAGAAGGTTGCTATCATGGTGGACGAGCATTGCTCGCCAACGTACGCGGCCCTCCTTGCAGATCTTTCTGCGGCAGTTCCAAACACGATGATCGTTACGATGCCTGCCATTGTCTGTGACAATGCGGCCATCGCAAATCAAAGTGTTCTCGGCGTCAACGGCGAGATCGTGCCAGACCTCTCAAAGGCCTCGGTGATCTTGAGCGTTGATGCCGACTTCCTCGGTACAGATAAACTCGCACTCCATCATACGGGTCGCTTCGCTGCACGCCGCACGCCGTCGGCTGCGAATGCAACGATGTCCGATCTTACGGTAGCGGAAGCTCAGTATTCTCTTACCGGTATGAACGCTGATCATCGCGTTCGCCTTCATCCGTCGCAACTCGAGGCCTTTCTCGGTGCCGTGGAGCGCGAGATCGCAGGTGGTAGTGCTATCGGCGGTGACCTTGCATCTGCAGCTACCCCGGAAACGTCAAAGGCCGCTACAGAGGCAGCAGCACGTCTCAAGACAGCCCCAGCAGGAGAAGCAGTTGTTCTTGCCGGACGTCATCTTTCGCCGCGTGCACAAGCCGTTGCACTGAACATTAGTGCTGCCCTTGGAGCTGTTGGTGCAGGGAAGACGATCGATGCAGCCAATGTTCTTCCGAACTCGCAGGCGAAGTCCGCCGAGATCGATGCACTTCGCAACGAGATGTCAGCCGGTAACGTCCACGTTGCTCTCTTCTGCGACGTGAACCCAGAGTACACGTCAGACCGCGCCTTCCGCACGGCCCTGGCAAAGGTGCCGGTTCGCGCAGCGATCAATCTCTACGAAGATGAAACCGCATCGATCGCACAGGTAAGCATCCCGGGCTCGCATTGGCTTGAGTCATGGGGCTCAGCACGCACATTCGATGGTACGATCAGCATCCAACAGCCAATGATCGCTCCGCTTTGTGAAGGTGTTCCTTCAACAGAGGATACGTTGATCGCGATCGGCAAGAAGGTCAATGCTGCCTTCCTCGGTGAAACAGCTACCTATGCCGACTACGTGAAGAACTGGGCGAACACGTCGGTGCTGGCATCAATGCCGGGCACCACCTGGAATGCACTGCTCACGAAGGGCGCTATCGGCCCGGCCACACCAAACGTTGGATCCGGCATGATGAACATATCCGCCGGTGCAGCGCTTGCCACGGCCTCTGTAGGCAATGGCATGGTGGTCCTCACGGTTCCGTCGATCGCGATGTATGACGGCAAGCTTGCCAACAACGGTTGGCTTCAAGAGCTTCCGGACCCGGTCACAAAGATCACTTGGGATAACGTTGCGCTGATCAGCCCAAGCACAGCCATTGCTCTCGGTCTTGCCGAAGGCAAGGATGCAAAGGCCATCGCAAAGGCAAATGAGAAGGTTGTAACAGTTACCACGTCACACGGTGCTATCGATCTGCCGGTGATGGTGCAGCCTGGTATGGCTGACAACGTTGTTGTGACACAACTTGGCTACGGCCGTACGGCTGGCGGCAAGGTCATGACCGGAGTTGGTTCAAATGCCTATGTTCTTGCCGGTGGGGGACATACGGTATCGTATGCAAACGCTTCTTCGGTAAAGGTTGTTGACGGAAAGCGTCACCGCGTTGCCACAACACAGCAGCATCATACGCTTAGCGATGGACACGGTGATCGTCCCGTTGCCAAGATGATGACCCTTGGTGATGTGAAGGCCAAGAACTTTGATGTTGTCAGCGAACACTTCTTTGATGAAGGCACTGATGGCAAGTACAAGACGCCCCTTTCGGCAAATAAGGCATACGAGTATAAGGGACATCGTTGGGGTATGGTGATCGACATGAGCTCCTGCACAGGATGCTCATCATGTATCATCGCATGCCAGAGCGAGAACAACATTCCTGTGGTAGGGAAGGATCAGGTCTTGGTGGGTCGCGAGATGCACTGGATCCGACTCGACCGTTACTACATAGGCGATATGGATGCGCCGGGCGCGATCGTAGAGCCGATGTTGTGTCAGCACTGCGAAAATGCTCCGTGTGAAAATGTGTGTCCGGTAGCGGCCACAACACACTCACCTGAAGGTCTCAATGAGATGACGTACAACCGTTGTGTTGGTACACGCTACTGCCTCAACAACTGTCCGTACAAGGTCCGTCGATTCAACTTCCTCAACTATTCGGCGATGAACGAGCAGAAACCGCTCGATCTTGCCTATAACCCTGAAGTGACCAATCGCTTCCGCGGTGTGATGGAGAAGTGTACGTTCTGCGTGCAGCGTCT encodes:
- a CDS encoding DUF420 domain-containing protein — its product is MEDLPAVNAGLNATSTVLLLTGYRFIRAKKIQQHRMMMILAFCVSMIFLACYLLHKWHLHQTTGSFNTTFQGTGVWRGVYFFILITHVLLAITVPVLATITIRRGLKMSVEAHRRIARITLPVWLYVSVTGVVVYFMLYQWFAVA
- a CDS encoding cytochrome C oxidase subunit IV family protein, with product MSNDHGNVLPSYMKVFATLCTLTLVTVGAAELIHFGDLGPIPGYSINIFVGIVIAVVKVICVMYIFMHLKFDHPMLRFFVYVPVFLFFVMSFALNFLEKWTYTR
- a CDS encoding cytochrome c3 family protein: MFSRRFDMGVKVGGAVIGAVAAIAFLLVFFGVRNDVADVGYRPEQPVPFSHKLHTGTLQIQCQYCHAGVEASAHSPVPTTQTCMNCHTAVRAESPRLQVVRDSYESGQPIEWARIHKVPDYVHFNHSRHIRAQIDCKSCHGPVEEMGVVSQFKPLTMGWCLDCHRNPEKNIIGARPISGVFTGKLHKVKDLMDSTYIFTPIAAQVGESTPITVPQFGSYETAIPPVTVAGIPHPKKAGIGPENCSACHY
- a CDS encoding COX15/CtaA family protein: MTSNAAPTRNLRMLNIVSIALCVLTFGLIVWGAHVNTTRSGMAFPDWPTSNLAPMITYQPSEWLWAKDRFWEHGHRLFASLVGLVTTVVLILAVRITPVDARPHRAIGIVVGVVLATIITAIFGLNLMPPGFMEVFMIGLGVLLTAFLVKAAKAPSQSRLVWLSLAAFVGVCLQGTFGGYTVRNNLPDWTSTTHGVLAEIFLMIIIGIALLSSSSWNAKRAQPSVRSFTMSVVALTWGLTFLQFVLGALTRHTDAWGVSVTFPQWSEDGFLPSPDLWQHAQVTIHFLHRTTAYLVAFFVILQYFIVRRDGAPRDVRRSSMFAALLVLVQVFLGAMILWTYRGELVTTLHVMTGVVLVILNTITMYSTFRRPLTQPSPNAMSGGVVAGQGGH
- a CDS encoding cytochrome c oxidase subunit 3, which codes for MSSALNLSHEPVTKVKHGKVAMWAFLASELMFFSGFFGTFIVLRNTNYEVFKHGAHELAWPLALLNTFILIGSSLTMAMAIYHLERHNNGKFRTYLGLTILGAFGFLIVKYFEYSAKWQHHLFPGQEEHTVFFSFYFLMTGFHAMHVVGGLIPMVYMFFKSYTKSAYPHPGKVETLGLYWHFVDLMWIFIFPALYLIFP
- the cyoE gene encoding protoheme IX farnesyltransferase; this translates as MAMHDTDAVAMNVDLPMEKETSVLRHYYELTKPGISQMVAMSTLAGYYLAIPGDVTSYAAIGSNWVHFLSTMVGTLAISSGSCVVNHIMEKDADARMKRTSTRPIPAGIISVREAMIFAGVLTLVGAALLATINVLTFLLAIGTWLSYVAVYTPLKRKSSLAVIIGGVPGALPFAGGWTAVRGSMDPMAWSLFAILFFWQLPHFYALSWMYRSDYRAGGFVLRAISDDSGKTLGMQMTVTSVLTLASLVVPTMLGSTGWLYLVGSLVLGLWLTAESALFVRKADASAARRVLLTSYAVLMGVILLMFLDKQ
- a CDS encoding SCO family protein; translation: MKHRPTISLVAVLSVVTLIISACGTKDALEQKSATSFDSLPVLRTVTPFEGIDQNGKPLTSSSLKGHTWLASFFFTRCETICPALNTVQTTLQRDFADRLTFVSISSDPEFDSPPVMKTYGEQFGAKDGVWWFVNMPQEKMLDVAANGLGLIPPGSPEMHSTRFVLVDSAMKVRGYYDSADSSDVAKLRSILTELK
- a CDS encoding Fe-S-cluster-containing hydrogenase; the protein is MSDRSLHASKNTTWKSIDELAHGPLESGEFAPGTTSAPVFDSTVSRRGFMALVSASMALTAAACRRPEQKLVPSVKSLENATPGLPVYYTSVYSHRNVAYGAIIKTREGRPIKVKGNELHGSNCGTASSEMQASLLSLYDPDRIRRPRLGNGQTSFDAAASKIAEAIAEAQGAGKKVAIMVDEHCSPTYAALLADLSAAVPNTMIVTMPAIVCDNAAIANQSVLGVNGEIVPDLSKASVILSVDADFLGTDKLALHHTGRFAARRTPSAANATMSDLTVAEAQYSLTGMNADHRVRLHPSQLEAFLGAVEREIAGGSAIGGDLASAATPETSKAATEAAARLKTAPAGEAVVLAGRHLSPRAQAVALNISAALGAVGAGKTIDAANVLPNSQAKSAEIDALRNEMSAGNVHVALFCDVNPEYTSDRAFRTALAKVPVRAAINLYEDETASIAQVSIPGSHWLESWGSARTFDGTISIQQPMIAPLCEGVPSTEDTLIAIGKKVNAAFLGETATYADYVKNWANTSVLASMPGTTWNALLTKGAIGPATPNVGSGMMNISAGAALATASVGNGMVVLTVPSIAMYDGKLANNGWLQELPDPVTKITWDNVALISPSTAIALGLAEGKDAKAIAKANEKVVTVTTSHGAIDLPVMVQPGMADNVVVTQLGYGRTAGGKVMTGVGSNAYVLAGGGHTVSYANASSVKVVDGKRHRVATTQQHHTLSDGHGDRPVAKMMTLGDVKAKNFDVVSEHFFDEGTDGKYKTPLSANKAYEYKGHRWGMVIDMSSCTGCSSCIIACQSENNIPVVGKDQVLVGREMHWIRLDRYYIGDMDAPGAIVEPMLCQHCENAPCENVCPVAATTHSPEGLNEMTYNRCVGTRYCLNNCPYKVRRFNFLNYSAMNEQKPLDLAYNPEVTNRFRGVMEKCTFCVQRLHEAKWNARDNGRSRVMDGEAVTACQEACPAGAIIFGDMNDPKSRVSVARQNERGFRVLSDINVRPSVTYLAKVVNAPATPKEAGAGHHS